A window of Cryptomeria japonica chromosome 3, Sugi_1.0, whole genome shotgun sequence contains these coding sequences:
- the LOC131052983 gene encoding uncharacterized protein LOC131052983 isoform X3, which yields MQVCRSTHCSIDDEDQCTCAFKVLWQAGPNACRITSVSCQNICLLTTGSIESHPVIREFVKLVRSNEQELSLDLNSMAVELKADQMNSHLSADMRREEDYSLSGHGGTKRSSSSLEEQKDGKIMEGNVGKRIFLHYSRGNVKQWTLKNSEMFTGGRKVQDYNHKTVNLKDSKNLLQHGDDLDCKVHIVKSVNIHTESKRNKIGSPESLPAVVDLSSDDEDDYSPSKKKCDYRSQNLNRQHDDHIKSQKELSTVDEIKADCTCICECHRNAWSRNDKVTIFRCNYEGQKNISAIQHHCNGHFLPEKSNSYSSVYVDSADMPFSESDHNLQRNLHFTCKECQKTSTSSMRLYSRPSQSNIRQSTLPACNQCRTYSGNTFTAHRQYFFHSSICRCNELPISDVSAFSEDEPVYDGAGTGHFKVSNGKHCRNSMKPMLSSERENMMIQMGLNESRCRCTDAGCEHCYEDVRTEERQFYSLEVLGLDNLEKDVNPFDVKEVITSMGCRVAHVHILPTLKLEQFTRGFVWFQDRASLMKALDCLQDDNFFVVSSNGRPWVSLDIDDGVFGTGSISEGFNIKSKYCKQCTPSKILVVPKGTKDFEKAKRRKNLFLEFKEQFTLLHKRLEFEEKMFNQS from the exons GTTTGTAGGTCCACGCATTGTTCGATAGATGATGAAGACCAGTGCACATGCGCTTTTAAGGTTTTGTGGCAAGCTGGACCAAATGCATGTAGAATTACCTCCGTGTCTTGTCAGAATATATGCTTGCTGACTACAGGGAGCATTGAAAGTCACCCTGTAATCAGAGAATTTGTAAAGCTTGTTCGATCTAATGAACAAGAGCTTAGTCTGGATCTTAACTCGATGGCAGTCGAATTAAAAGCAGATCAGATGAACAGTCATCTGAGTGCCGATATGAGAAGAGAAGAAGATTATTCATTATCTGGTCATGGTGGTACGAAAAGATCTTCATCATCCTTGGAGGAGCAGAAGGATGGAAAAATCATGGAGGGCAATGTTGGCAAAAGAATTTTCCTTCATTATTCTAGGGGCAATGTTAAGCAGTGGACTCTAAAAAATAGTGagatgttcactggtggaagaaaAGTTCAGGATTATAATCACAAAACTGTAAATTTAAAAGATTCAAAGAACTTACTACAACATGGTGATGATTTAGATTGCAAGGTGCATATTGTGAAAAGTGTGAACATACACACAGAGTCTAAGAGAAATAAGATAGGATCACCAGAATCACTGCCTGCTGTAGTGGATCTCTcatctgatgatgaagatgactATAGTCCTTCAAAGAAGAAATGTGATTATAGAAGTCAGAATTTAAATAGGCAACATGATGATCACATTAAGTCACAGAAAGAATTATCTACGGTTGATGAAATAAAGGCAGACTGCACATGCATATGTGAATGTCATAGGAATGCATGGAGCAGAAATGACAAAGTAACCATTTTTAGATGCAATTATGAAGGTCAGAAGAACATATCAGCTATTCAACATCACTGCAATGGCCATTTTCTTCCAGAAAAGAGCAACTCTTATTCCTCAGTTTATGTAGATTCTGCTGATATGCCCTTTTCTGAATCTGATCACAATCTTCAAAGGAATTTGCATTTTACATGTAAGGAATGCCAGAAGACAAGCACTAGTTCCATGAGGCTTTATTCAAGGCCATCTCAATCAAACATTAGACAGTCAACTTTGCCAGCATGCAATCAATGCAGAACATACTCTGGTAACACTTTCACAGCTCACCGCCAATATTTCTTTCATTCTTCAATATGCAGGTGCAATGAACTACCCATTTCTGATGTGAGTGCATTCTCAGAAGATGAGCCAGTTTATGATGGGGCGGGAACTGGCCACTTCAAGGTTTCAAATGGAAAACATTGTAGGAATTCTATGAAACCAATGCTATCAAGCGAGCGAGAAAACATGATGATTCAAATGGGGCTTAATGAATCTCGATGTCGCTGCACAGATGCTGGATGTGAACATTGTTACGAAGATGTGAGAACTGAGGAGAGACAGTTTTATTCCTTGGAAGTTCTGGGTTTAGATAATCTGGAAAAGGATGTGAACCCATTTGATGTCAAGGAAGTCATAACTTCTATGGGTTGCCGAGTTGCCCATGTTCATATTTTACCAACCCTAAAACTGGAACAATTTACAAGAGGATTTGTTTGGTTCCAAGATCGTGCAAGTTTGATGAAGGCACTAGACTGTTTGCAAGATGACAATTTTTTTGTTGTATCTTCAAATGGAAG GCCCTGGGTTTCACTTGATATAGATGATGGAGTTTTTGGTACTGGTAGCATCTCTGAAGGATTCAATATAAAATCAAAG